Proteins encoded by one window of Streptomyces sp. ALI-76-A:
- a CDS encoding AAA family ATPase yields the protein MVGTEHTRLIVLRGNSASGKSSIAAGLRERFGRGLALVGQDNLRRVVLRERDRPGAANIGLIDTVARYALDAGYHVVVEGILYADHYGEMLARLRADHRGPTHSYYLHVPFEETLARHATKADLAHVTEADLRSWYRPLDLLPDPVETVLDADHTLTGAVDRVMSDTGLAGLPALEH from the coding sequence ATGGTGGGCACCGAACACACCCGGCTGATCGTCCTGCGCGGCAACAGCGCCTCGGGCAAGTCGTCGATCGCGGCCGGTCTGCGCGAGCGTTTCGGCCGGGGTCTGGCCCTGGTCGGCCAGGACAACCTGCGCCGGGTCGTCCTGCGGGAACGCGACCGGCCCGGGGCGGCGAACATCGGCCTGATCGACACCGTCGCCCGGTACGCCCTGGACGCCGGCTACCACGTGGTGGTCGAGGGCATCCTGTACGCCGACCACTACGGCGAGATGCTCGCCCGCCTGCGCGCCGACCACCGCGGCCCGACCCACTCCTACTACCTGCACGTCCCGTTCGAGGAGACCCTCGCCCGGCACGCCACGAAGGCCGACCTGGCCCACGTCACCGAGGCGGACCTACGGTCCTGGTACCGGCCCCTGGACCTGCTGCCCGACCCCGTGGAGACGGTCCTCGACGCGGACCACACCCTCACCGGCGCGGTCGACCGCGTCATGAGCGACACGGGTCTGGCGGGCCTGCCGGCACTGGAGCACTGA